A genomic region of Trifolium pratense cultivar HEN17-A07 linkage group LG3, ARS_RC_1.1, whole genome shotgun sequence contains the following coding sequences:
- the LOC123917745 gene encoding photosystem II stability/assembly factor HCF136, chloroplastic, with amino-acid sequence MATLQFTFSDSTTLCRPSLSQLPSKSGVHSRTRSFVVKASLELSRTRRQFIAETTAISVLVPSQLAKSEETLSEWERVYLPIDPGVVLLDIAFVPEDPNHGFLLGTRQTLLETKDGGNTWAPRSIPSAEDEDFNYRFNSISFKGKEGWIVGKPAILLYTPDAGESWERIPLSAELPGDMVYIKATNEKSAEMVTDEGAIYVTSNRGYNWKAAVQESVSATLNRTVSSGISGASYYTGTFNTVNRSPDGRYVAVSSRGNFYLTWEPGQAYWQPHNRAVARRIQNMGWRADGGLWLLVRGGGLYLSKGTGITEEFEEIPVQSRGFGILDVGYRSTDEAWAAGGSGILLRTNNGGKSWIRDKAADNIAANLYAVKFIDEKKGFVLGNDGVLLRYLG; translated from the exons ATGGCGACTCTACAATTCACATTCTCCGATTCAACCACTCTTTGCCGACCGTCGTTATCTCAACTACCTTCTAAATCCGGCGTTCATTCTCGAACCCGAAGCTTCGTCGTCAAAGCTTCTCTCGAACTTTCCAGAACCAGAAGACAGTTCATAGCGGAAACCACTGCTATATCGGTGCTGGTTCCTTCTCAGTTGGCGAAATCCGAAGAAACTCTTTCCGAATGGGAAAGAGTTTACCTCCCTATCGATCCTGGTGTTGTACTTCTTGATATCGCTTTTGTTCCCGAAGATCCTAACCATG gttttcttctGGGGACAAGGCAAACTCTTTTGGAGACTAAAGATGGAGGAAACACTTGGGCTCCACGTTCTataccatctgcagaagatgaAGATTTTAACTACAGATTTAATTCTATCAGCTTCAAAGGGAAAGAAGGATGGATTGTGGGAAAACCTGCAATTCTTTTGTACACTCCTGATGCTGGAGAAAGTTGGGAAAGGATACCACTCAGTGCTGAACTTCCTGGCGATATG GTATACATAAAGGCAACTAATGAGAAGAGTGCAGAGATGGTGACCGATGAAGGTGCGATTTATGTTACCTCAAACAGAGGATACAATTGGAAGGCTGCTGTTCAGGAATCAGTGTCGGCTACTCTTAATAG AACAGTTTCTAGTGGTATTAGTGGTGCCAGCTATTACACTGGAACTTTTAATACTGTCAACCGATCTCCCGATGGAAGGTATGTTGCAGTCTCAAGTCGTGGCAACTTCTACTTGACCTGGGAGCCTGGTCAG GCATACTGGCAGCCACATAACAGAGCAGTTGCCAGAAGAATCCAGAACATGGGATGGAGAGCAGATGGTGGTCTGTGGCTTCTTGTCCGTGGAGGTGGTCTTTATCTCAGCAAGGGCACAGGG ATAACTGAAGAATTTGAGGAAATTCCTGTTCAAAGCCGGGGGTTTGGCATTCTTGATGTGGGTTATCGTTCAACG GATGAGGCTTGGGCAGCAGGTGGTAGTGGTATTCTCTTGAGAACTAATAATGGTGGCAAGTCATGGATCCGTGACAAAGCTGCTGACAACATTGCTGCAAATTTATATGCAGTAAA GTTCATTGATGAAAAGAAGGGATTTGTATTGGGAAATGATGGAGTCTTGCTTCGCTACCTTGGATAG
- the LOC123917746 gene encoding lignin-forming anionic peroxidase-like, translating to MATTKIITSFVVILVLLGTICDAQLTSTFYDSTCPNALSTIRTAIRTAVSKERRMAASLIRLHFHDCFVKGCDASILLNDSSTIESEKSARPNINSVRGFEIIDKAKSEVEKVCPGIVSCADIVAIAARDASFAVGGPSWTVKLGRRDSTTASKTLANTDLPLFTDDLKTLISHFTKKNLTPRDMVTLSGAHTIGQAQCFTFRGRIYNNASDIDAGFASTRQRGCPSSSTTANDQKLAALDLVTPNSFDNNYFKNLIQKKGLLQSDQVLFSGGSTDSIVSEYSKNPTTFKSDFAAAMIKMGDIEPLTGSVGVIRSICSAVN from the exons ATGGCTACTACTAAAATTATCACTAGTTTTGTTGTCATATTGGTGCTCCTAGGCACAATATGTGATGCGCAATTGACATCTACGTTTTATGATAGTACATGCCCTAATGCACTTAGCACAATTAGAACTGCAATTCGTACTGCAGTTTCTAAAGAGCGTCGTATGGCTGCATCTCTCATTCGCCTTCATTTTCATGATTGCTTTGTTAAG GGGTGTGATGCatcaattttattgaatgaTAGTTCCACAATCGAGAGCGAAAAGAGTGCACGTCCAAATATTAACTCGGTAAGGGGATTTGAAATCATTGATAAAGCAAAATCTGAGGTGGAGAAAGTATGTCCCGGAATTGTGTCTTGTGCAGACATTGTAGCCATAGCAGCACGTGATGCATCATTCGCT GTTGGTGGTCCTTCATGGACAGTGAAACTTGGACGAAGAGACTCTACCACCGCAAGCAAAACTTTGGCCAATACTGACCTTCCATTATTTACAGACGATCTTAAAACTCTTATATctcattttacaaaaaaaaatctcactCCTAGAGACATGGTTACTCTATCTG GTGCGCATACTATTGGACAAGCTCAGTGTTTCACATTTCGTGGCAGGATATACAACAATGCAAGTGACATAGATGCTGGATTTGCTAGCACTCGTCAACGTGGTTGTCCATCGTCTAGCACTACCGCAAACGATCAAAAGTTGGCAGCACTGGATTTGGTTACACCAAATTCTTTTGACAACAACTACTTTAAGAATTTAATTCAGAAGAAGGGTCTTCTTCAATCCGATCAAGTTCTGTTTAGCGGAGGATCTACTGATTCTATTGTTTCAGAATACAGCAAAAATCCTACAACTTTCAAGTCAGACTTTGCAGCTGCTATGATAAAGATGGGAGATATTGAACCCTTAACTGGATCGGTTGGAGTCATAAGGAGCATCTGCAGTGCTGTCAACTAG
- the LOC123914827 gene encoding protein FAR1-RELATED SEQUENCE 5-like: protein MENYDESADVDVDYIHSSERASWDVELDDEESYSVSNMDQSSVGGDHSTDDGNDDGHADGGNRKIRFDTITAEEIRSMESATLNEAYDFYYRYGKYNGFAVRKGDSRVRGSEGNKVIKMKLFVCNKHGVREKRHLVRIDRKLEHRRLTRTKCGARLRVKYNAEKDRYVVSAFEETHNHELSPARFVHLHPVYRKISEVDKAQVDGLQKRGIRTCHIMGYMVAQKGGYADVGFTKKDLYNYFDKKMRAVIKDGDVAASLNYLNMKSSSDPMLYAEYAVDNVNGRMKTLFWADGISRTDYFCFGDVLAFDTTYRKNKYNYPLVVFSGCNHHSQTVIFGAALVSDETTETYKWVLRCFLECMDGKQPKAVVTDGDGAMREAIKQIFPDANHRLCAWHLNKNAGENVKNRNNFLDGFSKAMYSNFTIDEFEDYWSQMIKENGVQGHPWVVKTYDNRSLWATAYLRDNFFGRIRTTSQCEAVNAIIKSYVRKQGCIFEFMNNFDQALRDYRNNELVADFKSSSTDPVLSTQLPVIESHAGKIYTAELFKEVRHEILKAGELIVREKSEVGGRKTYRLTKYCKDGYERSVVYDGSTFECLCKRFESRGIPCSHIFYVMKEEHVDRIPSNLVLTRWTKDAKIQFLNSSNFNDNVDVNTIAEARFGSYCTVLTEFCKEASKKDGVYAQIMEDLMQLKKKYCSKDDDAIGTQKSAVGDPVMVKCKGAPKKKKNVAKSARRRSNTKNTTPNSKRCSGTQQTTEQVAEPNVDLCSVSISDSVSQIAEKRKRKEACNVQRSVQNKTSYPPRYRAATVTTPTHMELQSTSRNMNQQLYPMMPMVHPMIQPMPIQPIYPMYGLQPGMQQGMQHGMNVGQSSCYGLLQHVMKSAKND from the exons ATGGAAAACTATGATGAGTCTGCTGATGTTGATGTTGATTACATTCATTCAAGTGAACGTGCTTCATGGGACGTGGAGTTGGACGATGAAGAAAGTTATTCGGTATCTAATATGGATCAAAGTTCAGTGGGTGGCGATCATTCAACTGATGATGGCAATGATGATGGACATGCAGATGGAGGCAATAGGAAGATAAGGTTTGATACCATAACTGCTGAAGAAATTCGTTCTATGGAATCTGCCACTCTTAATGAAGCTTATGACTTTTATTACCGTTATGGTAAGTATAATGGTTTTGCTGTTAGGAAAGGTGATAGTAGGGTAAGAGGTAGTGAAGgtaataaagtaataaaaatgaAGCTGTTTGTATGCAACAAACACGGTGTAAGAGAGAAGAGACACTTAGTTAGGATAGATAGGAAATTAGAACATAGACGTTTGACCCGCACTAAATGTGGAGCCAGGCTTCGTGTGAAATACAATGCTGAAAAGGATAGATATGTAGTTTCAGCTTTTGAAGAGACTCATAACCATGAATTATCCCCAGCTAGGTTTGTGCACTTACACCCCGTATATCGTAAAATTTCTGAAGTAGATAAGGCTCAGGTGGATGGTCTTCAGAAACGTGGCATTAGAACATGTCATATAATGGGGTACATGGTTGCACAGAAGGGTGGATATGCTGATGTTGGTTTTACAAAGAAAGATTTGTACaactattttgataaaaaaatgcgtGCTGTTATTAAAGATGGTGATGTTGCCGCATCTTTAAACTACCTGAATATGAAGTCGTCTAGTGATCCCATGCTTTATGCTGAGTATGCTGTAGACAACGTTAATGGAAGAATGAAGACTCTTTTTTGGGCTGATGGGATTAGTAGGACCgactatttttgttttggtgatGTGCTTGCATTTGACACGACTTACAGGAAGAACAAGTACAACTATCCGTTGGTTGTATTTTCAGGGTGTAACCACCACTCTCAAACAGTAATTTTTGGTGCTGCATTGGTGTCAGATGAAACGACGGAGACGTATAAGTGGGTGTTGAGGTGTTTCCTAGAATGTATGGATGGTAAACAACCAAAAGCGGTGGTAACAGATGGGGATGGGGCAATGAGAGAGGCCATAAAACAGATATTTCCCGATGCTAACCATAGGTTATGTGCTTGGCATTTGAATAAGAATGCAGGTGAGAATGTGAAGAAcagaaataattttttggacGGTTTTTCAAAGGCCATGTACTCAAATTTTACAATAGATGAATTTGAAGATTATTGGTCACAAATGATTAAAGAAAATGGAGTGCAAGGACATCCTTGGGTAGTCAAAACGTACGATAATAGGTCACTGTGGGCTACTGCATATCTACGAGATAATTTTTTTGGACGTATAAGAACTACGTCGCAGTGCGAAGCTGTTAATGCAATAATTAAGAGTTATGTCAGGAAGCAAGGATgcatttttgaatttatgaacaACTTTGATCAGGCTTTGAGAGATTATAGAAATAATGAGTTGGTTGCTGATTTTAAATCATCGTCTACAGATCCTGTGTTGTCGACGCAACTGCCTGTGATTGAGAGTCATGCTGGTAAAATATATACGGCGGAGCTTTTCAAAGAAGTTAGACATGAAATATTGAAAGCCGGTGAATTGATAGTTAGGGAGAAAAGTGAAGTCGGGGGTAGGAAGACTTATAGATTGACAAAATATTGTAAGGATGGTTATGAAAGAAGTGTTGTTTATGATGGTTCGACATTTGAGTGTTTATGTAAGAGGTTTGAGTCCCGTGGCATTCCGTGTTCTCATATTTTTTACGTAATGAAGGAAGAACACGTTGATCGTATCCCAAGCAATTTGGTTTTGACGCGATGGACCAAGGATGCAAAAATTCAGTTTTTGAACAGCAGCAATTTTAATGATAATGTTGATGTGAATACGATTGCCGAAGCTCGTTTTGGTTCATATTGTACTGTTTTAACAGAGTTCTGCAAAGAAGCTTCAAAAAAAGATGGTGTTTATGCACAAATAATGGAAGACCTGATGCAGCTGAAAAAAAAGTATTGCAGTAAAGATGATGATGCAATCGGTACACAAAAGTCAGCAGTAGGCGATCCAGTTATGGTTAAGTGTAAAGGTGctccaaagaaaaagaagaatgtCGCAAAATCTGCCAGGCGCCGTTCAAATACCAAAAATACAACTCCTAATTCGAAGAGATGTTCG GGTACACAACAAACGACAGAACAAGTGGCAGAACCAAATGTCGATTTGTGCTCGGTGTCGATTTCTGATTCTGTAAGCCAAATTGCTGAG aaaaggaaaagaaaagaagcttGCAATGTTCAAAGAAGTGTGCAAAACAAAACTTCGTATCCGCCGAGATACCGCGCTGCTACCGTTACGACACCTACACATATGGAATTACAGAGCACAAGCAGAAATATGAATCAACAACTGTATCCTATGATGCCTATGGTACATCCGATGATTCAGCCGATGCCCATACAACCCATATACCCAATGTATGGACTGCAACCTGGAATGCAACAAGGAATGCAACATGGAATGAATGTTGGTCAAAGTTCATGCTATGGTCTGCTACAACATGTTATGAAATCTGCTAAGAATGATTGA
- the LOC123917748 gene encoding lignin-forming anionic peroxidase-like, whose amino-acid sequence MATTRIITSFVVIFVLLGTICDAQLSSTFYDSTCPNALSTIRTAIRTAISKERRMAASLIRLHFHDCFVKGCDASILLDDSSTIESEKSARPNINSVRGFEIIDKAKSEVEKVCSGIVSCADIVAIAARDASFAVGGPSWTVKLGRRDSTTASKTLANTDLPLFTDDLKTLISHFTKKNLTPRDMVTLSGAHTIGQAQCFTFRGRIYNNASDIDAGFASTRQRGCPSSSTTANDQKLAALDLVTPNSFDNNYFKNLIQKKGLLQSDQVLFSGGSTDSIVSEYSKNPTTFKSDFAAAMIKMGDIEPLTGSAGVIRSICSVVN is encoded by the exons ATGGCTACTACTAGAATTATCACTAGTTTTGTTGTCATATTCGTGCTCCTAGGCACAATATGTGATGCACAATTGTCATCTACGTTTTATGATAGTACATGCCCTAATGCACTTAGCACAATTAGAACAGCCATTCGAACTGCGATTTCGAAAGAGCGTCGTATGGCTGCATCTCTCATTCGCCTTCATTTTCACGATTGTTTTGTTAAG GGGTGTGATGCATCAATTTTATTGGATGATAGTTCCACAATCGAGAGCGAAAAGAGTGCACGTCCGAATATTAACTCGGTAAGGGGATTTGAAATCATTGATAAAGCAAAATCTGAGGTGGAGAAAGTATGTTCCGGAATTGTGTCTTGTGCAGACATTGTAGCCATAGCAGCACGTGATGCATCATTCGCC GTTGGTGGTCCTTCATGGACAGTTAAACTTGGACGAAGAGACTCTACCACCGCAAGCAAAACTTTGGCCAATACTGACCTTCCATTATTTACAGACGATCTTAAAACTCTTATATctcattttacaaaaaaaaatctcactCCTAGAGACATGGTTACTCTATCTG GTGCGCATACTATTGGACAAGCTCAGTGTTTCACATTTCGTGGCAGGATATACAACAATGCAAGTGACATAGATGCTGGATTTGCTAGCACTCGTCAACGTGGTTGTCCATCGTCTAGCACTACCGCAAACGATCAAAAGTTGGCAGCATTGGATTTGGTTACACCAAATTCTTTTGACAACAACTACTTTAAGAATTTAATTCAAAAGAAGGGTCTTCTTCAATCCGATCAAGTTTTGTTTAGCGGAGGATCTACTGATTCTATTGTTTCAGAATACAGCAAAAATCCTACAACTTTTAAGTCAGACTTTGCAGCTGCTATGATAAAGATGGGAGATATTGAACCCTTAACTGGATCGGCTGGAGTCATAAGGAGCATATGCAGTGTTGTCAACtag